The genomic stretch CTTATTTCAATGATTCACAGCGTCAAGCAACCAAAGATGCCGGTAAGATTGCCGGTTTGGATGTAAAACGTATTATCAATGAGCCAACTGCTGCGGCACTGTCTTACGGTATGGACAAAGCCAAAGGCGATCGCACCATTGCGGTATACGACTTGGGTGGTGGTACTTTTGATATCTCTATCATTGAAATTGCTGAAGTTGATGGCGAACACCAGTTTGAAGTACTAGCGACTAACGGTGACACCTTCTTGGGCGGTGAAGATTTCGACCTGCGTTTGATCGAATATTTGGCATCTGAATTTAAAAATGATCAAGGCATCGACCTGCAAGGCGATCCACTGGCCATGCAGCGTCTGAAAGAAGCTGCAGAAAAAGCCAAGATCGAACTGTCATCTGCACAGCAGACTGAAGTTAATTTGCCATACATCACTGCCGATGCGACTGGTCCTAAGCATTTGGTTGTTAAGATGACCCGAGCCAAGCTTGAGTCGTTGGTAGAAGATCTGGTTGTACGTTCACTGGAGCCGATGAAAACTGCTCTGAAAGATGCCGATCTGGGCACATCTGAAATCGACGAAGTTATTCTTGTTGGTGGTCAGACACGTATGCCATTGGTACAAGCACGTGTTACTGAGTTCTTCGGTAAAGAAGCACGTAAAGATGTTAACCCTGATGAAGCTGTTGCTATGGGTGCCGCTCTGCAGGGCGCAGTACTGGCAGGTGACGTAAAAGACGTTCTTTTGTTGGATGTTAGCCCGTTAACATTGGGTATTGAAACCATGGGTGGCGTTGCGACTCCTCTGATCGAAAAGAACACCACGATTCCTACCAAGAAATCGCAAATCTTCTCGACAGCTGACGACAACCAAGCTGCGGTAACTATTCACGTCGTACAAGGTGAGCGTAAGCAAGCTGCACAGAATAAATCTCTGGGTCGCTTTGATCTGGCTGATATTCCACCAGCACCACGCGGCATGCCGCAAATCGAAGTAACATTCGATATCGATGCGAACGGTATTTTGAACGTATCTGCGCAAGATAAAGCGACAGGCAAACAACAATCGATCGTGATCAAAGCATCTTCTGGTTTGTCGGATGATGAAATTGATCAAATGGTTGCTGATGCTGAAGCCAATGCAGAAGAAGATGCCAAGTTCGAAGAAATGATCCAAGTGCGCAACACTGCCGATGGCATGGTTCACTCGGTGAAGAAAACGCTAGAAGAAGCAGGCGATAAGGCATCGGAAGAAGAGAAAACTGCGATTGACGCGGCTGTTAGCGAAGTTGAAGAAGCACTCAAAGGCGACGACAAAGACGCCATTGAAGCAGCAACAACCAAGCTCACCGAAGCATCTTCTGGCTTGGTACAGCGCATGTATCAAGAACAAGCCGAACAAGCACAGGCCGGTGAGCAAGCGCAAGATGCTGGCGCCAGCGGCAACGCAGCTGATGACGTTGTGGACGCGGAGTTTGAAGAAGTGAAAGACAAAGAAGATAAGTAACCTTCCGGGCCTTATCTTGGCTAAGGGGCTTCACCAGCCCCTCGATTATGGCGACGGCCCGACCTGTTTTGCAGGCCGGGCTTTGTCATCTCTACAGTCGTCACTGCAACTAACACCACTTAGCTGAACAAATCTGATGTCTAAAAAAGATTACTACGAAGTATTAGGGGTCGATAAAGGTGTTTCAGAGAAAGATCTGAAAAAAGCCTATCGTCGCGTAGCGATGAAATATCACCCGGACCGTAACCCGGATGATAAAGACGCCGAAGACAAATTTAAAGAGGCTAATGAAGCCTACGAAATTCTGTCGAATCAGGAAAAACGCGACGCGTATGACCGATACGGCCATGCCGGTGTTGACGGCCAAGGCGGTGGTTTTGGCGGTGCAGGTGCCGGTGGTTTTGGCGATGCCTTTGGTGACATCTTCAGTGAAATGTTTGGCGGCGGTGGCCGTGGACGCAGTCGCGGGCCTCAACCGGGCAGTGATCTGCAATACAACATGGCATTGGATCTCGAAGAAGCCGTTAAGGGCACCGAGAAAAAGATCGATATCCCAACGATTGCGTCATGCCATACCTGTAATGGTTCTGGCGGTAAGCCGGGCAGCAAGGTAACGACGTGTGGTACCTGTCAGGGTTCTGGTCAGGTTCGTATGCAGCAAGGTTTCTTTGCGGTTCAGCAAGCATGCCCTCACTGTAACGGCAAAGGCAAAACGATTGCTGACCCTTGTGGT from BD1-7 clade bacterium encodes the following:
- the dnaK_2 gene encoding Chaperone protein DnaK produces the protein MGKIIGIDLGTTNSCVAVLDGDSVKVIENAEGDRTTPSIIGYSEDGETLVGQSAKRQAVTNPENTLYAVKRLIGRRFKDDVVQKDIKMVPYKIVEAGNGDAWVSARGNEMAPPQVSAEVLKKMKKTAEDYLGEAVTEAVVTVPAYFNDSQRQATKDAGKIAGLDVKRIINEPTAAALSYGMDKAKGDRTIAVYDLGGGTFDISIIEIAEVDGEHQFEVLATNGDTFLGGEDFDLRLIEYLASEFKNDQGIDLQGDPLAMQRLKEAAEKAKIELSSAQQTEVNLPYITADATGPKHLVVKMTRAKLESLVEDLVVRSLEPMKTALKDADLGTSEIDEVILVGGQTRMPLVQARVTEFFGKEARKDVNPDEAVAMGAALQGAVLAGDVKDVLLLDVSPLTLGIETMGGVATPLIEKNTTIPTKKSQIFSTADDNQAAVTIHVVQGERKQAAQNKSLGRFDLADIPPAPRGMPQIEVTFDIDANGILNVSAQDKATGKQQSIVIKASSGLSDDEIDQMVADAEANAEEDAKFEEMIQVRNTADGMVHSVKKTLEEAGDKASEEEKTAIDAAVSEVEEALKGDDKDAIEAATTKLTEASSGLVQRMYQEQAEQAQAGEQAQDAGASGNAADDVVDAEFEEVKDKEDK
- the dnaJ_2 gene encoding Chaperone protein DnaJ; translation: MSKKDYYEVLGVDKGVSEKDLKKAYRRVAMKYHPDRNPDDKDAEDKFKEANEAYEILSNQEKRDAYDRYGHAGVDGQGGGFGGAGAGGFGDAFGDIFSEMFGGGGRGRSRGPQPGSDLQYNMALDLEEAVKGTEKKIDIPTIASCHTCNGSGGKPGSKVTTCGTCQGSGQVRMQQGFFAVQQACPHCNGKGKTIADPCGTCHGQGVVREHKTLNVKIPAGVDTGDRIRLSGEGEASRDGGPNGDLFVEVNVRQHKLFERDGKHLYCDVPISFVDAALGGELEVPTLDGKVVLKIPAETQTGKMFRLRGKGVKPVRGGSVGDMLCRVVVETPVHLTKRQKDLLRELQETFDGEHRHKHSPKKKTWFDGVKNFFDDMTL